AATCGCCGCGACACTGCTCGCGCGGGTATCGCGCAGCAGGTGCGCGTTCTCACTGCGACGATCAGTCAACAACAGGATGCCCGTGAAGTGGCACAACTGGAGCTGGAGGTCGCCCGCAAGACTCTGGATTCGATTCTTGCTCAATACGAGGAAGGCCGGGTAAACCGGCTGGTGGTGGAGCAGGCCCGTATCGATGAAAACCGCGCCTGGGTGAATCTATTCGATGTAGAGTATCAAGCCGAGCGGTCCAAAATCGAGTTGCTGAAATTAACGGGTGAGCTGCGGGCCACATTGCTCTAAATCAGTAGCTGAATGCTGTCCACATAAAAAGACCTGCCCCAGTAACGACCAACGGAACTGTCGCTACTGCGACGGCCAGAGCGGCGCATCGCCAAACCGGATTTCTCTTGACCCACAATCCAGTGAATGCGATCGCGTACAAGATCGCCCAAATCATCATCGGAAAAATCAGGATTATGTCCTTTTCCCCGCCTCCGAAGCTGAGATATCCGTCCGCCGTCAGGAAAAAGAAGATTGGCACCAGCGCCAATGGCAGCAAACAAATTCCCAGCTTGCCGTACCAGCTCTCCATGTTCATGCCTTCAGTATGACAGCGATGAGGCAACCGCCCAACCGGGCCAGAGCCCCGTTGATGCATTTGTTGATGCATTCGCTGATGCGTACCCAACACAACACTCATTTTCTATGCATTATGTGAGCATTATCAGGCTGCACAAATTATTGCTATGATTAATACGATCCGGGTTCGTTCTTGCATGCCCGGCAACGCTCCGAGGGAGGCACCATACCATGACCGTGTGGATCATCTTAGGAATTCTGGTGGTGGGCATCGTCTGGATTGTTTCGATGTACAACAGCCTGGTAACGCTGCGCAATCAAGTAACCAACGGGTGGAAACAGATTGATGTGCAATTAAAGCGCCGCCATGACTTGATTCCCAATCTGGTGAATACCGTAAAAGGGATCATGCAGTTTGAGCAAGAGACGCTGCAAAAGGTGATTGAAGCTCGCTCCGCCGCCATGGGCGCTCATGGTGTGAAGGACTCTGCTGCCAAGGAAAGCGCGTTGAGCGATGCTGTCTCAAAGTTTATGGTCGTGGTTGAGCAGTACCCGCAGTTGCGTTCGAGCGAGAACGTGAAGTCGTTGCAGGAAGAGCTAACCTCGACGGAAAATAAGATCAGCTTCGCGCGCCAGTTCTACAACGACATCGCCACGAAATTCAACACCGCACAGCAAGTCTTCCCCGGAGTAGTTATCGCAGGTATGTTTAATTTCCAGCCAGCTGAGCTGTTTGAGATAACCGAGGCAGCCGAGCGCAATGTCCCGCAGGTGGATCTTACTTT
The genomic region above belongs to Acidobacteriota bacterium and contains:
- a CDS encoding LemA family protein, producing the protein MTVWIILGILVVGIVWIVSMYNSLVTLRNQVTNGWKQIDVQLKRRHDLIPNLVNTVKGIMQFEQETLQKVIEARSAAMGAHGVKDSAAKESALSDAVSKFMVVVEQYPQLRSSENVKSLQEELTSTENKISFARQFYNDIATKFNTAQQVFPGVVIAGMFNFQPAELFEITEAAERNVPQVDLTLRK